The Sphaeramia orbicularis chromosome 18, fSphaOr1.1, whole genome shotgun sequence genome contains a region encoding:
- the LOC115438808 gene encoding zinc finger protein 3-like has translation MTSTQKDIHHCDECSAQFSTSSKLVIHSRVHTGGRSYTCEHCGKTLCHSSALHRHRLIHTGEKPHQCSDCGKRFTYRDSLLLHQRIHSGQKPYGCDQCGRTFATLKIYKVHMNRHTKEVVFPCRFCGKTLSSDTGLKAHERNHTGDKRYKCQHCDKAFITSSHLLRHKRVHTGHKPYWCDQCKTNFTWSSQVKRHKCA, from the exons ATGACTTCAACACAAAAG GATATTCACCACTGTGACGAATGTAGTGCTCAGTTCAGCACATCAAGTAAACTAGTCATTCACTCTAGAGTTCACACTGGAGGACGATCATACACATGCGAACACTGTGGGAAAACCTTATGTCATTCGTCTGCTCTCCATCGTCACCGGctcatccacactggagagaaaccacATCAGTGTTCTGACTGTGGGAAACGTTTCACCTATCGGGATAGCCTCCTTCTCCACCAGCGCATCCACAGTGGACAGAAACCGTACGGTTGTGACCAATGTGGGAGAACGTTCGCTACTCTGAAGATCTACAAAGTTCACATGAACCGCCACACCAAAGAGGTGGTGTTCCCCTGTCGTTTCTGCGGGAAGACGTTAAGTTCCGACACTGGACTCAAGGCTCACGAACGAAACCACACCGGAGACAAACGCTACAAGTGTCAACACTGTGACAAAGCCTTCATCACATCATCGCATCTGTTGAGACATAAGCGAGTCCACACCGGACACAAACCATACTGGTGTGACCAATGTAAAACCAACTTCACCTGGTCCAGTCAGGTGAAGAGACATAAGTGTGCATGA